CTAGATCCAGCGGGACGTCGTGAGCGTCGCTGGGGACCGACTCGCGGACCTGGCGCTCGTGGACGGTCGTCGCGACCGGCGTCGATTCGTCCACGCATCCGAACGCCCGCAGGATCGCGAACTCCAGATCGCTGTACCCCTCGCCCTTGCCGATCCGGCCGCCGTCGGGGTCGACGGCGACGCTCCCACTGACGATCAGATCGATATCGGGCATCGTTTCGGGGCCGATCGGGATGCCGACCTCCGCAGAGCCACCAACGGTCGTCGCGTGGTCGATGTCCTCGATCACGTCGGGATCGAGTTCGAGAAAACACTGCGCTTCGCGGAGGCGCGGGACGGCCATGTAGAGGGTCTTTCCTGCACGGAGCGCGGCCCGTCGAACCGGAAGCTGCGGGG
The Halapricum salinum genome window above contains:
- a CDS encoding 5-formyltetrahydrofolate cyclo-ligase; its protein translation is MDKDAIRQAVWDDLEASGEARFPFPPHDRIPNFAGADGAANRLQETDAWTEAETIKANPDAPQLPVRRAALRAGKTLYMAVPRLREAQCFLELDPDVIEDIDHATTVGGSAEVGIPIGPETMPDIDLIVSGSVAVDPDGGRIGKGEGYSDLEFAILRAFGCVDESTPVATTVHERQVRESVPSDAHDVPLDLVVTPDRTIETRSTRAKPAGIDWDALDEETIAEIPILERLEST